tcttcctttctctgattctctccagcccccagccttTCTCCCTCTGTGCTGATTAAGCTGGGTCTCAGGATTCTTCGTTCCCCGTCGCCCGACCCTGGTTCTTTTACCAACAGGGGCCTCTCTGGACCCAACGACGTACCATGGGAAGGAGTGTCATTCTCCTGTGGGTCAAGGTTGAGAATTAGCCCGGCCTTTTATGGCCAGCCATTCATAAATTTGCCCAATCCCCTTTAAGGATTCATGTCTTGGTCCTGCCAGGGTCACTTCCTGGTCTAATGAGTCCCGCGTTTATTACCTGCGGGGTGAGGTCgtgtttccttccccagaggAGCCCAGCTGCCTGTCTTCCCGGCCCTCCTCCTGCCGGACCACAGCTGGGTGGAAGGGAAGGCTTTGCTCAGCCTCCAGGCACCTCACGGTCAGAACCTCGCAGTCCGTTCATCGGCGGGGCTCTAGACCTCAGTGGTGAGAAGGCCAGCTTGTTTCTAGCTCAGAGCATTCTGGAACATTGTACAGAAAGAGCTCTGCTACTACTTTTAACTAGGTAGGATCATTGGAATTGGGCCGACAGGAGGCATCCTCCTGGAAGCAATACGTGAGAAAGACTTGTGAATCACGCGTCCACCAAAGGGTCATGAACAGGCTCAGAAACTCTTGGTTGCCTTCAGAGTAGGCTATATATATCCCTTTAGCAAATCATACTGTGACTTTGCATACTCTCTTTGAATGGAATCAGGGAGGCCAGTCCTGGGGCAAATTACATACGGAATTTCTGGTGGCAATCATCGAATCACGATGGCTTCCTTAATGACCCCGTGTTCAGTACTGCTATCCTCTCCTTCCAGATCGTTCTGTGGGGCCGGACTGAGAAATGCCTGAAGGAGACGACGGAGGAGATTCGGCAGATGGGCACCGAGTGCCACTACTTCATCTGCGATGTGGGCAACCGGGAGGAGGTGTACCAGACGGCCAAAGCTGTCCGGGAGAAGGTGGGCAGCCTGCGAGGGGCCGGCCTCAGCTCTGCCAGACACTGGGGGGGAATGCTGGCCAAAGAGAACATTCTCACGTGGCCTGGGAGAGAGCTTTGCCTATGGCAGAATGGCTATTTTCAGGGCATCTTGGAGGGCTTTCCTATGAAGCTGGCCCAAGttgtgcgtgcgtgtgcatgtgtgtgttgcaGGGGGCAGGGACTAGGGCATAGGTTGATTACGTAAGCAGACTGATCACCTGTTGTACCCTTTGGAAGTTTAGGTCTTGTGAGTTTCTATCCTAGATCCTGGGGGACAAATGTCCCATTGCCCTCTGGGAAAATCCCCGACTCCAGCCATCTATTTAGACTGAATGCATCACTGAGCTCCAAGAGAGCAGAAACCACCATTAGATATCTGACACATggtaaatgttaactatttttatGTAACAATAACCTCATTTATTATAGAtgtgctctgtgccaggtacatTATGTgccataaattatttcttttttctgcttttttttttttttttttttttttttttgccacactgcacggcttgcaggatcttagttccctgaccggggatcgaacccaggccctcggcagtgaaagtgcaaagtcctaaccactggactgccagggaattcccagccatAAATTCTTTCTGATCCCCAGAACGACCCTGGTATGGTTATTAGCCCCATCTTACAAATCAAGATtgatgctcagagaggtgatGTGACTTCCCAAGACCAGGTCCCTCCTCTCCAAGTGCAAGCCACTGGGGCTGCCCGCCCTAACGGCCCCTCGACCCCCTGTTGCCCACAGGTGGGCGACATCACCATCCTGGTGAACAACGCCGCCGTGGTCCATGGGAAGAGCCTGATGGACAGTGACGATGATGCCCTTCTCAAGTCCCAGCACATCAACACCCTGGGCCAGTTCTGGGTAAGTTTATCCTGAGACTGAGCCAGCCCTGGGCATGTCAGTGACATGCTTCTTCCCTCCAGGGACCCTGGGAGCTataggggagtggggagaggctcGCCAGGGCTTGGGCTCAGGCCAGGGGGGATGTCCTAGGATAGGGTGACTGGACAAGACGAATGACCGGCTGCCCCAGGAGGCATCTGGAATTTCTGAAATGTGGGGCTCAGTGCCCTCGGCCCGCACGCCTCCCATCCCAGAAAAGCCTGGTCTCTGGCGTAGTGTATTGTGTACAGGCTGGTCTGTTCTCCCTGAGGGGGGCGGTAGAGGGGCTGTTGGAAGCCGTGGCTGCTGCACACTgacctccccacccacccttaGACCACCAAGGCCTTCTTGCCACGGATGCTGGAGCTGCAGAACGGCCACATCGTGTGTCTCAACTCCGTGCTGGCGCTCTCTGCCATCCCCGGCGCCATTGACTACTGCACGTCCAAAGCCTCAGCCTTCGCCTTCATGGAGAGCCTGACGCTGGGGCTGCTGGACTGTCCAGGCGTCAGTGCCACCACCGTGCTGCCCTTCCACACCAGCACCGAGATGTTCCAGGGCATGAGGGTCAGGTCAGTGGCAGGGGACCCCCTCTCCGAGCCAAGTCCCTCCAGCAGATCGGATCAGGGGAAAGACTCGTTACACACAGAGACCCAAAATCTTAAAATAACCCAGAACCCTTTATCTCTGGCTTTTTGGTCTCATACCTGATTCTCCATCTGCAGGGCAGTGGGGTTCTCTAGTGGTTTAGGGTCCTGCTTCTCAGGTCAGGGGGCTTGTACAGAGTTCCCATGCTAAatgcatgcaatggaatactacccaacTATAAAAAGGGAACCAAGTATTGGTAAGtgaacaatatggatgaatctcaaatgttGAGAGAAAGAAACCAGAGACATAAAAGTGCATTCTGCATGATTCCATCTGTCTGAAGTTCTACAACAGGCAAAACTGGACCgaggtgatagaaatcagaacagtggccACCTCAAGAGGAGTGGGGACATAGCCTGGCAGAGAGCACCAGGGAAACTTCTAGGCTTTTAGAAATGTTCTCTCTTCTTGATTTGAGTGGGGGTTACATAGGTAAAAATTGATCATACTGGACACAAGATTTATGCCTTTTATTGTATGCAAATTATAGCTCAGTTTAAAGAAATACCGaagcccacccacccctcctccaggCCACTTAAATCAACGGGAATGGGAACCACTGGTTTAGAGCTTGTGCTTTGGAGCCAG
The sequence above is drawn from the Tursiops truncatus isolate mTurTru1 chromosome 1, mTurTru1.mat.Y, whole genome shotgun sequence genome and encodes:
- the DHRS3 gene encoding short-chain dehydrogenase/reductase 3 isoform X3 is translated as MLTREREGAGSSGNSQPLLEERGREGAEESGRARGRAMHMIYLVVKAAVGLVLPAKLRDLSRENVLITGGGRGIGRQLAREFAERGARKIVLWGRTEKCLKETTEEIRQMGTECHYFICDVGNREEVYQTAKAVREKVGDITILVNNAAVVHGKSLMDSDDDALLKSQHINTLGQFWTTKAFLPRMLELQNGHIVCLNSVLALSAIPGAIDYCTSKASAFAFMESLTLGLLDCPGVSATTVLPFHTSTEMFQGMRVRFPNLFPPLKPETVARRTVEAVQLNQALLLLPWTMHALIILKRPLVLHREL
- the DHRS3 gene encoding short-chain dehydrogenase/reductase 3 isoform X1 gives rise to the protein MLTREREGAGSSGNSQPLLEERGREGAEESGRARGRAMHMIYLVVKAAVGLVLPAKLRDLSRENVLITGGGRGIGRQLAREFAERGARKIVLWGRTEKCLKETTEEIRQMGTECHYFICDVGNREEVYQTAKAVREKVGDITILVNNAAVVHGKSLMDSDDDALLKSQHINTLGQFWTTKAFLPRMLELQNGHIVCLNSVLALSAIPGAIDYCTSKASAFAFMESLTLGLLDCPGVSATTVLPFHTSTEMFQGMRVRFPNLFPPLKPETVARRTVEAVQLNQALLLLPWTMHALIILKSILPQAALEEIHKFSGTYTCMNTFKGRT
- the DHRS3 gene encoding short-chain dehydrogenase/reductase 3 isoform X5 gives rise to the protein MIYLVVKAAVGLVLPAKLRDLSRENVLITGGGRGIGRQLAREFAERGARKIVLWGRTEKCLKETTEEIRQMGTECHYFICDVGNREEVYQTAKAVREKVGDITILVNNAAVVHGKSLMDSDDDALLKSQHINTLGQFWTTKAFLPRMLELQNGHIVCLNSVLALSAIPGAIDYCTSKASAFAFMESLTLGLLDCPGVSATTVLPFHTSTEMFQGMRVRFPNLFPPLKPETVARRTVEAVQLNQALLLLPWTMHALIILKSILPQAALEEIHKFSGTYTCMNTFKGRT
- the DHRS3 gene encoding short-chain dehydrogenase/reductase 3 isoform X4; protein product: MVWKWLGALVVFPLQMIYLVVKAAVGLVLPAKLRDLSRENVLITGGGRGIGRQLAREFAERGARKIVLWGRTEKCLKETTEEIRQMGTECHYFICDVGNREEVYQTAKAVREKVGDITILVNNAAVVHGKSLMDSDDDALLKSQHINTLGQFWTTKAFLPRMLELQNGHIVCLNSVLALSAIPGAIDYCTSKASAFAFMESLTLGLLDCPGVSATTVLPFHTSTEMFQGMRVRFPNLFPPLKPETVARRTVEAVQLNQALLLLPWTMHALIILKSILPQAALEEIHKFSGTYTCMNTFKGRT